One segment of Bacteroides caecimuris DNA contains the following:
- a CDS encoding sigma-54-dependent transcriptional regulator — translation MMSSILIVEDDITFGMMLKTWLGKKGFEVSSVSNIARARKHIESQSVDLVLSDLRLPDHEGMDLLKWMNEQGMDIPLIIMTGYADIQSAVQAMKLGARDYIAKPVNPEELLKKISECLQSGDTPATHHTAKSSSKKGSSTSSKDSTENNRAYLEGESDAAKQLYNYVGLVAPTNMSVLINGSSGTGKEYVAHRIHQLSKRSDKPFIAVDCGSIPKELAASEFFGHVKGSFTGALTDKTGAFVAANGGTIFLDEIGNLSYEVQIQLLRALQERKIRPVGSTQEISVDIRLVSATNENLEQGIEKGSFREDLYHRINEFTLRMPDLKERKEDILLFANFFLDQANKELDKHLIGFDAKASQALLNYHWPGNLRQMKNIVKRATLLAQSSFITLLELGTELLETPASSSTSIALRNEETEKEHILEALRQTGNNKSKAAQLLNIDRKTLYNKLKLYNIEL, via the coding sequence ATGATGAGCTCCATATTGATCGTTGAAGATGATATCACTTTTGGAATGATGCTAAAAACCTGGTTAGGAAAAAAGGGCTTTGAAGTATCATCAGTGAGTAATATTGCACGTGCCCGGAAACATATCGAAAGCCAAAGCGTCGATCTGGTTTTATCAGACCTGCGGCTACCCGACCATGAAGGCATGGACCTGCTGAAATGGATGAACGAACAAGGCATGGACATTCCTTTGATTATCATGACCGGCTATGCGGATATACAGTCCGCCGTACAAGCAATGAAACTGGGAGCACGTGATTATATCGCCAAGCCGGTGAATCCGGAAGAGTTACTGAAGAAAATCTCTGAATGTTTACAATCCGGAGACACTCCCGCTACTCATCACACAGCTAAATCGTCTTCTAAAAAAGGTTCTTCTACCTCATCGAAAGATTCAACAGAAAACAACCGTGCTTATCTGGAAGGAGAAAGTGACGCGGCCAAGCAACTCTACAATTATGTAGGCCTGGTAGCTCCGACCAATATGTCCGTCCTTATCAACGGCTCCAGCGGAACTGGAAAAGAGTATGTGGCACACCGTATTCACCAACTTAGCAAACGAAGCGATAAGCCGTTTATTGCCGTAGATTGTGGCTCTATCCCGAAAGAACTGGCGGCTTCCGAGTTTTTCGGTCATGTAAAAGGATCGTTTACAGGTGCGTTGACTGATAAAACCGGTGCTTTCGTTGCTGCCAACGGAGGTACTATCTTCCTCGATGAAATCGGGAATCTTAGTTACGAAGTGCAGATACAACTGCTCCGTGCTCTGCAAGAGAGAAAAATACGTCCGGTAGGCTCTACACAGGAGATATCGGTAGATATTCGTTTGGTATCCGCCACCAATGAGAACCTGGAACAGGGGATTGAGAAAGGCTCTTTCCGTGAAGATCTTTACCATCGCATCAATGAATTTACCCTGCGGATGCCCGATCTGAAAGAACGGAAAGAAGATATTCTGCTCTTTGCCAATTTCTTCCTCGATCAGGCAAACAAAGAACTGGATAAACACTTGATTGGCTTTGACGCGAAGGCATCACAAGCTTTATTGAATTATCATTGGCCGGGAAATTTACGCCAAATGAAGAACATTGTCAAAAGAGCAACTTTATTGGCACAAAGCAGTTTCATCACCTTGCTGGAGTTGGGAACCGAGCTTTTGGAAACTCCTGCATCGAGCAGCACCAGTATTGCACTACGCAACGAAGAAACCGAAAAAGAGCATATTTTGGAAGCACTGCGCCAAACCGGGAATAATAAAAGCAAAGCGGCGCAATTACTGAATATTGACCGGAAGACATTATATAATAAGTTGAAACTGTATAATATAGAGTTATAA
- a CDS encoding hybrid sensor histidine kinase/response regulator: MASYRFTKLKVTIGYTLLLAILLFSLVFVHHEMETLSAADDQQNLRTDSLLTLIHEKDQNTIQMLRVLSEANDSLLSASEIEEIISEQDSVIIQQRVQHRVITKRDSLLTTPNKKGFFKRLAEVFAPSKDSAVLVNTSLEVATDTILEPVASKDSLQQKIRMATEEKRLQRRRTIRRTSTKYQRMNSQLTARMDSLIKQYEEEMTLRARQDAEMQQEVRMRSARTIAGIAIGAVLLSAFFLVLIVRDISRSNRYRRQLEEANKRAEDLLVAREKLMLAITHDFKAPLGSIMGYTELLSRLTEDERQRFYLDNMKSSSEHLLKLVSDLLDFHRLDLNKAEVNRVTFNPSQLFEEIYVSFEPLTVAKGLALQCHVAPELNGRYVSDPLRLRQIVNNLLSNAVKFTQQGEITLTARYDSSKLTIAIADSGKGMAAEDRERIFQEFTRLSGAQGEEGFGLGLSIVKKLVVLLEGTIDVQSKLGEGSCFTVVLPLYPVGESIPESQSSPENETADIDEAATAVPLMKVIRVLLIDDDKIQLSLTAAMLKQHGVDAVCCEQLEELIEQLRTSVFDVLLTDIQMPAINGFDLVKLLRASNIPQAKTIPVIAVTARSEMDKDALCEHGFAGCLHKPFTVKELLMTVNEGQLSADEVHIIEDMVNTGINFSALTAYSGDDPEAAYSIIQTFVEETKKNVERMRQAFVDKDTDGIAAMAHKLLPLLTLIGASDAIAPLKFLESCRGESFSTEISDTASAALSTVCIIISEAENYLTSMKSVD; this comes from the coding sequence ATGGCTTCCTATCGTTTCACAAAACTGAAAGTAACCATCGGTTACACGTTATTACTTGCGATTCTTCTTTTTTCTCTGGTGTTTGTGCATCATGAGATGGAGACATTGTCGGCTGCCGACGACCAGCAGAATCTGCGGACAGACAGCCTGCTGACTCTGATTCACGAGAAAGACCAGAATACCATCCAGATGCTCCGCGTATTGAGTGAAGCGAATGACAGCCTGCTTTCCGCTTCGGAGATTGAAGAGATTATTTCCGAGCAAGACTCTGTTATAATTCAGCAACGGGTGCAGCATCGGGTTATCACTAAACGTGACTCTCTGCTGACTACTCCCAATAAGAAAGGTTTTTTCAAGAGACTGGCGGAAGTGTTTGCTCCTTCCAAGGATAGTGCCGTACTCGTTAATACATCTTTGGAAGTCGCTACGGATACCATTTTGGAACCGGTTGCTTCTAAAGATTCCCTGCAGCAAAAGATTCGCATGGCTACCGAAGAAAAACGATTGCAACGACGAAGAACAATCCGGCGCACCAGTACTAAATACCAACGCATGAATTCGCAGTTGACGGCAAGAATGGATAGCCTGATAAAACAATACGAAGAAGAAATGACTTTGCGTGCCCGTCAGGATGCTGAGATGCAACAAGAGGTAAGAATGCGCTCCGCACGCACCATTGCCGGAATCGCTATCGGTGCGGTTTTGTTGTCTGCCTTTTTCTTGGTATTGATAGTACGTGACATCTCTCGCAGCAACCGCTACCGTCGGCAGTTGGAAGAAGCGAACAAACGGGCGGAAGACCTGCTCGTAGCCCGTGAAAAACTGATGCTCGCCATAACCCACGACTTCAAAGCGCCGCTCGGATCCATCATGGGTTATACCGAACTACTGTCCCGTCTGACGGAGGACGAACGGCAACGCTTCTACCTGGATAACATGAAGAGTTCCTCGGAACATCTCTTGAAACTAGTCAGCGACTTGCTCGACTTCCATCGCCTTGACCTTAATAAAGCGGAAGTGAATCGTGTCACTTTCAATCCTTCGCAGTTGTTCGAGGAAATCTATGTCAGCTTTGAACCGTTGACGGTCGCCAAGGGATTGGCATTGCAGTGCCACGTCGCTCCGGAATTGAACGGACGTTACGTCAGTGACCCTCTGAGGCTTCGGCAGATTGTGAACAACCTTCTGTCTAATGCCGTGAAGTTTACTCAACAAGGCGAGATAACGCTGACAGCCCGATATGATTCTTCAAAGCTGACGATAGCGATTGCAGATAGCGGAAAAGGTATGGCAGCCGAAGACCGCGAACGCATTTTCCAAGAATTTACCCGTTTGTCCGGTGCCCAGGGAGAGGAAGGGTTCGGCTTGGGATTATCCATCGTGAAGAAACTGGTTGTTCTGCTTGAAGGAACGATTGATGTGCAGAGCAAACTGGGAGAGGGAAGTTGCTTTACAGTAGTTCTGCCCTTGTATCCGGTAGGCGAATCCATTCCGGAAAGTCAATCATCTCCGGAAAACGAAACTGCGGATATTGACGAAGCTGCAACTGCCGTTCCTCTGATGAAAGTGATCCGTGTCCTCTTGATTGATGATGATAAGATCCAACTCAGCCTGACGGCAGCCATGCTGAAACAGCACGGTGTTGACGCAGTATGTTGCGAGCAGCTCGAAGAGCTTATCGAACAACTCCGCACTTCTGTTTTTGATGTATTGCTGACAGACATACAAATGCCCGCTATCAACGGCTTCGATTTGGTAAAACTCCTGCGTGCTTCCAACATTCCGCAGGCAAAGACCATTCCTGTGATTGCCGTGACCGCCCGCAGCGAAATGGATAAGGATGCCTTGTGCGAGCACGGCTTTGCCGGATGCCTGCATAAACCGTTTACAGTGAAAGAATTGTTGATGACAGTCAACGAGGGGCAACTTTCGGCTGATGAGGTTCACATCATAGAAGATATGGTAAACACCGGAATAAACTTTTCCGCACTCACCGCCTACTCCGGGGATGACCCGGAAGCGGCATATTCTATCATTCAGACCTTTGTTGAGGAGACAAAAAAGAATGTCGAACGGATGCGACAAGCCTTCGTTGACAAAGATACGGACGGGATAGCTGCCATGGCGCATAAACTGCTCCCTCTCCTCACGTTGATAGGCGCATCGGACGCAATAGCTCCTTTAAAGTTTTTGGAATCCTGCCGTGGAGAGTCTTTCTCTACTGAAATAAGCGATACGGCATCGGCTGCACTATCAACTGTTTGTATTATAATCAGCGAAGCGGAAAATTACTTAACATCGATGAAAAGTGTCGATTAG
- a CDS encoding peptidylprolyl isomerase, with the protein MKKILLIILTISFCGLTACKTGTKKGGDMDKETLVKIETTLGEIEVKLYNETPKHRDNFIKLVKDGVYEGTLFHRVIKDFMIQAGDPDSKNAPKGKMLGTGDVGYTVPAEFVYPKYFHKKGALSAARQGDNVNPKKESSGCQFYIVTGKVFNDSTLLGMESQMNENKINVIFNTLAQKHMKEIYKMRKANDENGLYDLQEKLFAQAQEMAAKEPEFHFTPEQIEAYTTVGGTPHLDGEYTVFGEVVKGMDIVDKIQQVKTDRSDRPEEDVKITKVTILD; encoded by the coding sequence ATGAAAAAGATTCTATTGATCATATTAACCATATCGTTTTGCGGACTTACTGCCTGCAAAACCGGAACAAAAAAAGGAGGAGACATGGATAAAGAAACGTTGGTAAAGATTGAAACAACTTTAGGAGAAATTGAGGTGAAACTGTACAATGAGACACCGAAACATCGTGATAATTTTATCAAACTGGTGAAGGACGGAGTTTATGAAGGTACACTGTTTCACCGTGTTATCAAAGATTTTATGATTCAGGCGGGTGATCCGGACTCAAAAAATGCGCCGAAAGGAAAAATGCTGGGTACCGGAGACGTAGGTTATACCGTTCCCGCTGAATTTGTATATCCTAAATATTTCCATAAGAAAGGTGCCCTGTCCGCTGCCCGCCAGGGGGATAACGTGAACCCGAAGAAAGAATCTTCCGGTTGCCAGTTCTATATCGTGACAGGTAAAGTGTTTAACGACTCTACTTTGCTGGGAATGGAAAGCCAGATGAATGAGAATAAGATAAATGTTATTTTCAATACACTGGCACAGAAACACATGAAGGAAATCTATAAGATGCGGAAAGCAAACGATGAAAACGGTCTTTATGATTTACAGGAAAAACTGTTTGCACAGGCACAGGAGATGGCTGCCAAAGAACCGGAATTCCATTTCACTCCGGAACAGATTGAAGCCTACACCACGGTAGGTGGTACTCCGCATTTGGATGGCGAATATACCGTGTTTGGCGAAGTGGTGAAAGGTATGGACATTGTGGATAAAATCCAGCAGGTGAAAACAGACCGCAGCGACCGTCCCGAAGAAGATGTAAAGATAACAAAGGTGACAATACTTGACTGA
- a CDS encoding M16 family metallopeptidase, producing MKINRHILDNGLRLVHSQDESTQMVALNILYNVGARDEDPEHTGFAHLFEHLMFGGSVNIPDYDMPLQLAGGENNAWTNNDITNYYLTVPRQNVETGFWLESDRMLSLDFSERSLEVQRGVVMEEFKQRCLNQPYGDVGHLLRPLAYQTHPYQWPTIGKELSHIANATLEEVKAFFFRFYAPNNAILSVTGNITFEETVSLTEKWFGPIPRREVPQRNLPQEPEQTEERRLTVERNVPLDALFMAFHMCDHRHPDYYAFDILSDVLSNGRSSRLNQRLVQQKQLFSSIDAYISGSVDAGLFHISGKPSAGVTLEQAEAAVREELERLQQELVDEQELEKVKNKFESTQIFGNINYLNVATNLAWFELLGRAEDMEKEVERYRSVTAEQLRTVAQSAFRKENGVVLYYKSRV from the coding sequence ATGAAAATCAACAGGCATATTCTTGATAATGGGTTACGTCTGGTACATTCGCAGGACGAGAGTACGCAGATGGTTGCCCTTAATATATTATATAATGTGGGAGCTCGCGACGAAGATCCCGAGCATACCGGCTTTGCCCATCTGTTCGAACACCTGATGTTCGGAGGGTCGGTGAATATTCCCGATTATGACATGCCGCTTCAATTGGCGGGTGGAGAGAATAATGCCTGGACGAATAATGATATCACCAATTACTACCTCACTGTACCTCGTCAGAACGTAGAAACCGGCTTTTGGCTGGAATCCGACCGGATGTTGAGTCTTGACTTTAGCGAACGGAGCCTGGAGGTACAGCGGGGAGTGGTCATGGAAGAGTTCAAGCAACGCTGTCTGAACCAACCTTATGGAGATGTCGGACATCTTTTGCGCCCTCTGGCTTATCAGACGCATCCTTATCAATGGCCTACGATCGGAAAAGAGTTGTCGCATATTGCCAATGCTACGCTGGAAGAAGTAAAAGCATTCTTTTTCCGTTTTTATGCCCCGAATAATGCGATTCTGTCCGTAACCGGAAATATCACTTTCGAAGAAACAGTATCGCTGACAGAAAAATGGTTTGGTCCTATTCCCCGTCGGGAAGTACCCCAGCGGAACCTGCCTCAGGAACCGGAACAGACGGAAGAACGCCGGTTGACGGTAGAACGGAATGTTCCCCTCGATGCCTTGTTCATGGCTTTTCATATGTGCGATCATCGGCATCCGGATTATTATGCATTTGATATTTTGTCGGATGTGTTGAGCAATGGACGTTCCAGTCGATTGAACCAGCGTTTGGTACAACAGAAACAGTTATTTTCGAGCATAGATGCCTATATTTCAGGTAGTGTAGATGCGGGGTTATTCCATATTAGTGGAAAGCCTTCGGCTGGTGTCACTCTGGAACAGGCGGAAGCGGCAGTAAGGGAAGAACTGGAACGGTTGCAGCAAGAACTGGTTGACGAACAGGAACTGGAAAAAGTGAAGAACAAATTTGAGTCCACCCAGATATTCGGCAACATCAATTATTTGAATGTAGCAACCAACTTGGCATGGTTCGAACTGCTTGGCCGGGCGGAAGACATGGAAAAAGAAGTAGAACGTTATCGTTCTGTCACGGCAGAACAATTGCGGACAGTAGCCCAATCCGCTTTCCGGAAGGAGAACGGGGTTGTGCTCTATTATAAAAGTAGGGTGTAG
- a CDS encoding MATE family efflux transporter, translating to MKRLFDIYKTHYKALIFLGLPIVIGQIGVIILGFADTLMIGHHSTVELGAASFVNNVFTLAIIFSTGFSYGLTPVVGGLYGTHQYAPAGQALRNSLLANLMVALLLTVCMTVLYLNIEHLGQPDELIPLIKPYYLVLLASLVFVMIFNGFKQFTDGITDTKTAMWILLSGNVLNIIGNYILIYGKLGFPELGLLGAGVSTLFSRIVMVVVFIIIFARSSRFVRYKVGFLRLGWSRAIFGRLNGLGWPVAFQMGMETASFSLSAIMIGWLGTIALASHQVMLAISQFTFMMYYGMGAAVAVRVSNFKGQNDIVNVRRSAYAGFHLMMTLGVVLSFIVFLCRNHLGNWFTDSPEVAAMVTSLIFPFLIYQFGDGLQITFANALRGISDVKLMMVIAFIAYFIISLPVGYFCGFVMGWGAVGVWMAFPFGLTSAGLMLWCRFRYMTKLSVPRINT from the coding sequence ATGAAAAGACTATTTGATATATATAAGACTCATTACAAAGCGCTAATTTTTCTCGGATTACCTATTGTTATTGGACAGATAGGCGTTATTATACTCGGATTTGCCGATACATTAATGATTGGGCATCATAGCACGGTAGAGCTGGGCGCAGCATCTTTCGTGAATAATGTGTTTACTCTTGCCATCATTTTCAGTACCGGATTCTCGTACGGACTGACACCTGTTGTGGGTGGTCTGTACGGTACTCATCAATATGCGCCTGCCGGACAAGCCCTGCGAAACAGCCTGCTGGCAAACCTGATGGTTGCGCTTCTGTTGACTGTCTGTATGACTGTTCTTTATCTGAATATAGAGCATCTCGGACAACCGGACGAATTGATTCCCCTGATTAAACCTTACTATCTGGTGCTGCTTGCTTCCCTGGTGTTTGTCATGATTTTTAATGGATTCAAACAATTTACAGACGGAATCACAGATACCAAAACCGCTATGTGGATACTGCTCAGTGGAAATGTATTGAACATCATCGGCAACTATATCCTGATTTACGGAAAGCTCGGCTTTCCCGAACTGGGCTTGTTGGGAGCTGGTGTCAGCACGCTGTTTTCACGTATCGTGATGGTGGTTGTATTTATAATCATCTTTGCGCGTAGTTCGCGTTTTGTCCGCTACAAAGTCGGTTTTCTCCGGCTGGGGTGGTCGCGTGCCATTTTCGGCCGTTTGAACGGACTCGGATGGCCGGTTGCTTTCCAGATGGGAATGGAAACAGCCTCTTTCAGCCTGAGTGCCATCATGATTGGTTGGTTGGGGACGATTGCTTTGGCTTCCCACCAGGTCATGTTGGCAATTTCCCAATTCACCTTTATGATGTATTATGGGATGGGAGCTGCCGTAGCTGTCCGTGTCAGCAATTTCAAAGGACAGAATGACATAGTCAATGTGCGTCGTTCCGCCTATGCCGGTTTTCATTTGATGATGACATTGGGCGTTGTGCTTTCCTTTATTGTCTTTCTTTGCCGCAATCACTTGGGAAATTGGTTTACCGACAGCCCGGAAGTAGCTGCTATGGTTACTTCTCTTATATTCCCTTTCCTCATCTATCAGTTTGGCGACGGATTGCAGATTACTTTTGCCAACGCTCTGCGTGGAATCTCGGATGTGAAACTGATGATGGTTATCGCCTTTATAGCATACTTTATCATCTCCCTGCCTGTAGGTTACTTCTGCGGTTTCGTGATGGGGTGGGGAGCAGTAGGTGTTTGGATGGCGTTCCCTTTCGGACTGACAAGTGCAGGATTAATGCTTTGGTGCCGTTTCCGCTATATGACGAAACTCTCCGTTCCCCGAATTAATACTTAA